The following proteins are co-located in the Gloeocapsa sp. PCC 7428 genome:
- a CDS encoding ATP-binding protein produces the protein MTSAKLFASGGEMGARMRDMDWTKTPLGPPEQWQQSLKTAVRIMLTSQQAMFVWWGEELINLYNDAYKAIVGGKHPKALGQPASVVWREIWDQVGPRAESAILKNEGTYDEALLLIMERNGYPEETYYTFSYSPVPDDAGGTGGIICANTDDTQRIIGERQLVLLRELAARTADARTFDEACTRSAECLQTNLHDLPFAMIYLHDPDQQHVVLAGTSGIERSHAAIPETVDLNADSVWSIAEVLKTQQTVLLSDLTSIDDLPTGAWERSPHQAVVVPIAPSRTTGTGVLIVGLNPFRRFDDSYQRFIDLVAAQITASIANAQAYEEERKRAEALAEIDRAKTVFFSNVSHEFRTPLTLMLGPLEDLLTHQRESFSTIEREHLETVHRNALRLLKLVNTLLDFSRIEAGRIQAVYEPTDLSAFTAELASVFRSAIERAGMRLIVDCPPLPEPVFVNQEMWEKIVLNLLSNAFKFTFEGEITISLRWASDRVELAVQDTGTGIAAEEIPNLFKRFHRVPGARGRTYEGSGIGLSLIQELVKLHGGTISVTSEVDRGTRFVVSIPTGSAHLPSDQIVATHTAAITATNRSSYIEEALRWLPEKVGEQGSQCGAVLSPCVVTTGTSREAEVSDARLLPTASAHILLVDDNADMRDYVKRLLSQQYQVKAVADGIAALEAIRQQRPDLVLTDVMMPRLDGFGLLRELRTDPITREIPIILLSARAGEESCVEGLAAGADDYLIKPFSARELLARVEASLKLARLRQEAAQREQTILERVTDAFVAFDRDLRFTYANSKALQIMRKTFDEIFDKTLWEVLPDLIGTPIEQAYRQAIAGEVTTFEEYYPPHDLWLEGQLYPSETGLSGFYRDITQRKHTEAVLRHSEEQFRQLANAMPQIVWIARADGEPEYVSQRWVEYTGLTLAQTSDRANITQVIHPDDLEPTYEIWQSCLATGSLYQTEFRLRRIDGTYRWFLCRAVPICNEQAQVVHWYGTLTDIDDRKRTEEALRQSESRFRLIVESAKDYAIFTLDLNGIITSWNSGAQRLLGYTEIEAIGCHGRLIFTPEDNLQNQADREMHIALHAGQAENERWHVRKDGSRFWASGIVMPLRDEADNVQGFVKIMQDKTTQRQANERLHLLYETTSHLLAAENPLAIMNNLFSKLQTELELHYYYNFMVEEKDGQQMLRLRNYAGISDTAAQAIAQIEFGQYICGLVAQERRQVVFDQAQIATHPNAQIIRSMGITAYASQPLIAQGRLLGTLSFASRTRQRFTPEEIDLLQATCDQVAVALERANLTTSLQQQAEQLQQANRIKDEFLAVLSHELRSPLNPILGWSKLLQTRKLDEAKTAQALATIERNAKLQSELIEDLLDVSRILQGKLNLNVAVVNLASTIQGAIETVRLAVEAKSIELTVNLDFNVEVSGDATRLQQVMWNLLSNAVKFTPTGGRVTVELTQVRNQAQIKVSDTGKGIQPDFLPHVFDYFRQEDGKTTRKFGGLGLGLAIVRHLVELHGGTVEVESRGENQGATFTVQLPLIRSEPTVDQNHQSSELPPNLNNVQVLVVDDDTDTRDFVVFVLEQAGATVISATSAKEAVVALTNSQPDVLVSDIGMPEMDGYMLMQHIRSQRRDIPAIALTAYAGDFNQQQALRAGFQQHITKPVEPETLVKAIATLIKYNESSI, from the coding sequence GTGACGTCTGCAAAGCTATTTGCAAGTGGCGGAGAAATGGGCGCGCGGATGCGAGACATGGATTGGACAAAAACGCCGCTAGGTCCACCAGAACAATGGCAACAGAGCCTAAAGACTGCGGTACGAATTATGCTCACTTCACAGCAAGCAATGTTTGTCTGGTGGGGTGAGGAACTCATAAACCTTTACAATGACGCTTACAAAGCGATCGTCGGTGGAAAACATCCAAAAGCGTTAGGACAGCCTGCATCTGTAGTATGGCGCGAGATTTGGGATCAAGTCGGACCTCGCGCCGAATCTGCCATTCTCAAAAATGAGGGAACCTACGATGAGGCGCTGTTGCTGATTATGGAGCGCAACGGCTATCCAGAGGAAACATACTACACCTTTTCCTATAGTCCGGTTCCAGATGACGCAGGCGGTACAGGTGGCATTATCTGTGCAAACACCGACGATACACAGCGAATTATTGGCGAGCGTCAGTTGGTATTGTTGCGGGAACTTGCAGCCAGAACCGCAGACGCCCGCACCTTTGATGAGGCTTGCACGCGGAGTGCTGAGTGCTTGCAAACCAATCTGCATGACCTACCTTTCGCGATGATTTATTTGCACGATCCCGATCAGCAGCACGTTGTTCTCGCAGGAACCAGCGGGATCGAGCGCAGCCACGCGGCGATACCTGAAACGGTCGATCTGAATGCAGATTCAGTTTGGTCGATTGCAGAAGTCCTCAAAACGCAGCAAACCGTTCTTCTTTCCGACCTAACATCAATTGACGATTTACCCACAGGAGCGTGGGAGCGATCGCCGCATCAAGCTGTTGTAGTACCCATCGCGCCCTCTAGAACAACAGGTACGGGAGTTTTGATCGTTGGTTTAAATCCATTCAGACGCTTTGATGACTCGTATCAAAGGTTCATTGATTTAGTCGCGGCTCAAATTACCGCAAGTATTGCCAATGCTCAAGCTTACGAAGAAGAACGCAAACGTGCCGAAGCATTAGCAGAAATTGACCGCGCCAAAACGGTTTTTTTTAGCAATGTCAGCCATGAATTCCGCACGCCGCTGACGCTGATGTTAGGTCCGTTAGAAGATTTGTTAACACATCAGCGTGAATCATTTTCAACAATAGAAAGAGAACACCTAGAAACAGTACATCGCAACGCCCTGCGCTTGCTGAAGCTCGTCAATACTCTGCTTGATTTCTCACGCATTGAAGCCGGACGCATTCAAGCTGTTTACGAACCCACGGATTTATCAGCTTTTACCGCCGAGTTAGCAAGCGTGTTTCGCTCGGCGATCGAACGCGCCGGAATGCGGCTCATTGTCGATTGTCCTCCATTGCCCGAACCTGTGTTTGTCAACCAAGAAATGTGGGAAAAGATTGTTCTCAATCTACTCTCAAATGCGTTCAAGTTTACTTTTGAGGGCGAAATTACAATCTCGCTGCGATGGGCAAGCGATCGCGTTGAATTAGCAGTTCAAGACACAGGAACAGGCATTGCAGCGGAGGAAATTCCCAATTTGTTTAAACGGTTCCATCGAGTACCAGGAGCGCGCGGACGTACATACGAAGGTTCGGGAATTGGTCTATCGCTCATCCAGGAACTCGTCAAACTACACGGAGGGACAATTTCAGTCACGAGCGAAGTTGATCGCGGCACGCGCTTTGTCGTGTCGATTCCCACAGGCTCAGCGCATTTACCTAGCGATCAGATCGTTGCAACTCATACCGCAGCAATTACAGCAACAAATCGATCTTCTTATATTGAAGAAGCACTCCGCTGGCTACCAGAAAAAGTAGGGGAGCAGGGGAGCCAGTGCGGTGCGGTGCTTTCTCCCTGCGTTGTAACAACTGGCACGAGCAGAGAAGCAGAGGTGAGTGATGCTCGATTATTGCCTACTGCGTCTGCGCATATTCTCCTTGTAGACGACAATGCCGATATGCGCGATTATGTCAAGCGACTCTTAAGCCAGCAGTACCAAGTCAAAGCTGTTGCCGATGGTATCGCCGCTTTAGAAGCTATTCGCCAACAACGCCCCGATCTTGTCCTGACAGATGTAATGATGCCTCGGCTCGATGGTTTTGGATTACTGCGCGAACTACGAACTGACCCGATTACGCGAGAAATTCCAATTATTTTACTATCTGCGCGTGCAGGAGAAGAATCTTGCGTCGAGGGATTAGCAGCAGGAGCCGATGATTATCTCATCAAACCTTTCTCGGCGCGCGAATTGCTAGCAAGAGTCGAAGCAAGCTTGAAGCTAGCACGCTTGCGGCAAGAGGCAGCCCAGCGCGAACAAACTATCCTGGAGCGCGTTACCGATGCATTTGTGGCGTTTGATCGCGACTTGCGCTTTACTTACGCTAATTCCAAAGCGTTACAAATCATGCGCAAAACATTCGATGAAATCTTTGACAAAACGCTTTGGGAAGTTTTGCCTGATCTGATTGGTACGCCAATTGAGCAAGCATATCGACAAGCGATCGCAGGGGAGGTTACAACATTTGAAGAATATTATCCACCGCATGACCTGTGGTTAGAAGGGCAGCTTTACCCCTCAGAAACAGGGCTTTCTGGATTTTATCGAGATATTACACAACGCAAACACACCGAAGCAGTTCTCAGACATAGCGAAGAACAGTTTCGGCAACTTGCAAATGCGATGCCACAAATTGTCTGGATTGCGCGCGCCGATGGCGAACCAGAGTATGTCAGTCAACGATGGGTTGAGTATACAGGGCTGACACTTGCCCAAACGAGCGATCGCGCAAATATTACTCAAGTCATCCATCCTGACGATCTTGAGCCAACGTATGAAATTTGGCAGTCTTGTCTTGCAACAGGATCGCTTTATCAAACCGAGTTTCGCTTGCGGCGGATTGATGGTACTTATCGCTGGTTCCTCTGTCGCGCTGTACCGATTTGCAACGAGCAAGCGCAAGTGGTTCATTGGTACGGCACATTAACGGATATTGACGATCGCAAACGTACCGAGGAAGCCCTACGCCAAAGCGAATCTCGCTTTCGTCTGATCGTCGAAAGTGCCAAAGATTATGCAATTTTTACCCTCGATCTGAATGGCATTATCACAAGCTGGAATTCGGGCGCACAAAGACTTTTAGGCTACACCGAAATTGAAGCTATTGGTTGTCACGGTCGTTTGATTTTTACACCAGAAGACAATCTGCAAAATCAAGCTGATCGGGAAATGCACATCGCCCTACACGCAGGGCAAGCGGAAAACGAACGCTGGCACGTCCGCAAAGACGGTAGTCGCTTTTGGGCAAGTGGAATCGTGATGCCGCTACGCGATGAAGCTGATAATGTACAAGGCTTTGTCAAGATCATGCAGGATAAAACAACGCAGCGCCAGGCAAACGAACGGCTGCATCTGCTGTATGAAACGACGAGTCATCTCCTCGCCGCAGAAAACCCGTTGGCAATAATGAACAATTTGTTTAGCAAACTGCAAACCGAGTTAGAGTTGCACTACTACTACAACTTCATGGTTGAAGAAAAAGACGGTCAGCAAATGCTTCGTCTCAGAAACTATGCAGGAATTTCAGACACAGCCGCGCAGGCGATCGCACAGATCGAATTCGGTCAATATATCTGTGGATTAGTTGCACAAGAACGCCGTCAAGTTGTCTTTGACCAAGCACAAATCGCAACTCATCCCAACGCACAGATCATCCGTTCGATGGGTATTACTGCCTACGCAAGTCAGCCACTGATTGCGCAAGGACGGTTACTTGGGACGCTTTCGTTCGCTAGTCGGACTCGTCAGCGCTTCACACCCGAAGAAATTGATTTGCTGCAAGCAACGTGTGACCAAGTAGCAGTGGCGCTGGAACGGGCAAATTTGACAACTTCATTGCAGCAGCAAGCTGAGCAGTTGCAACAAGCTAACCGCATCAAAGACGAGTTTTTGGCAGTATTATCGCACGAGTTGCGGTCGCCGCTGAATCCGATTCTTGGTTGGTCAAAGCTACTGCAAACTCGCAAGCTTGATGAGGCAAAGACTGCACAAGCCTTAGCAACGATTGAACGCAATGCGAAGTTGCAATCTGAACTGATCGAAGATCTGCTCGATGTCTCGCGCATCCTGCAAGGAAAGCTGAATTTAAATGTTGCTGTGGTTAATTTAGCATCGACAATTCAGGGCGCGATTGAAACCGTGCGTCTAGCAGTAGAAGCCAAATCAATCGAGTTAACGGTAAACCTTGACTTTAATGTAGAAGTTTCCGGTGATGCAACGCGCTTACAGCAAGTGATGTGGAACCTGCTTTCTAACGCGGTCAAATTTACGCCTACAGGCGGTCGCGTTACGGTAGAGTTAACACAGGTTCGCAATCAGGCTCAAATCAAAGTCAGCGACACAGGCAAAGGCATTCAACCTGATTTCTTGCCTCATGTATTCGACTACTTTCGCCAAGAAGATGGCAAAACGACGCGCAAGTTTGGCGGATTGGGTTTGGGACTCGCGATCGTACGGCACTTGGTTGAACTGCATGGCGGTACAGTCGAGGTAGA
- a CDS encoding bifunctional ADP-dependent NAD(P)H-hydrate dehydratase/NAD(P)H-hydrate epimerase: MFNSESPLPNTTTRHEQISRVVVTAQQMRDIEARIFAEGMPVAALMEKVAGLIARRIIELYPRSHFPCIGILVGPGHNGGDALVVARELHFQGYDIAVCCPFSKLKDLTAQHAQYVKSLGIPVYEALEPLAKCAVFVDGLFGFGLERSLSSPVDRIVDQLNEWSQPVVSIDLPSGIHTDTGEVLGTAVQATQTFCLGLWKLGLLQDQALDYVGQAELIDFDIPIADIQAVLETPKIKRITPQSAIATLPLKRSPVTHKYKQGHLLLICGSRRYTGGAILTGLGTRASGVGMLSIAVPESIKPLLSAQLPEALIVGCPETASGAIAQLQLPEQTDLSSFDAIACGPGLTVDAKPILQEVMNSDRPLVLDADGLNILAQMGTIPTLQRRQAPTVLTPHAGEFKRLFPDTVDPTNDQIAAVRAAAAQSGAVVLLKGARTAIADTDYVWINSESTPALARGGSGDVLTGLLGGLIAQATTKHIPLLEIVASAAWWHSQAGILAARDRTEMGVDAFTLTQYLMSVVRSS; the protein is encoded by the coding sequence ATGTTCAACTCAGAATCTCCTTTGCCGAACACGACAACACGACACGAACAAATTTCCCGCGTTGTGGTTACTGCGCAGCAGATGCGGGATATTGAAGCGCGAATTTTTGCTGAAGGAATGCCAGTCGCCGCGTTGATGGAGAAGGTCGCAGGGCTGATTGCGCGTCGGATTATCGAGCTTTATCCGCGATCGCATTTCCCGTGTATTGGTATTTTAGTAGGACCTGGGCATAATGGCGGTGATGCCTTAGTGGTGGCACGCGAATTACACTTTCAAGGATATGACATTGCGGTTTGCTGCCCTTTTTCTAAGTTAAAAGACTTAACTGCACAACACGCACAATATGTCAAGAGTTTAGGCATTCCGGTTTATGAAGCTTTGGAACCTCTAGCAAAGTGTGCTGTATTTGTTGATGGTTTATTTGGGTTTGGGTTAGAGCGATCGCTGTCTTCGCCTGTAGATCGCATTGTCGATCAGTTGAATGAATGGTCACAGCCAGTGGTGAGTATTGATTTACCCTCTGGGATACACACCGATACAGGGGAAGTGCTAGGAACCGCCGTACAAGCAACGCAGACATTTTGCTTAGGATTGTGGAAACTAGGATTGTTGCAAGACCAAGCATTAGATTATGTTGGTCAAGCTGAATTAATTGATTTTGATATTCCGATTGCAGATATCCAAGCGGTGTTAGAAACCCCCAAGATAAAACGCATTACCCCGCAAAGTGCGATCGCAACTTTACCACTCAAGCGATCGCCCGTGACGCACAAATACAAGCAGGGACATTTATTACTCATCTGCGGTTCGCGACGTTACACAGGTGGAGCAATTTTAACAGGTTTAGGGACAAGAGCAAGTGGTGTCGGAATGCTTTCAATAGCGGTTCCTGAGTCGATTAAACCGCTATTATCTGCACAATTACCTGAAGCCCTCATCGTCGGTTGTCCAGAAACCGCAAGCGGTGCGATCGCGCAGTTGCAATTACCCGAACAAACTGATTTGAGTTCGTTTGATGCGATCGCCTGTGGTCCTGGCTTAACTGTTGATGCCAAGCCAATTTTACAAGAAGTTATGAATAGCGATCGCCCTTTGGTTTTAGATGCGGATGGTTTAAATATTCTTGCCCAAATGGGAACAATCCCCACATTACAACGCCGACAAGCGCCAACTGTATTAACACCGCACGCAGGTGAATTTAAGCGATTGTTTCCTGATACTGTTGATCCGACAAACGACCAGATCGCTGCCGTACGTGCAGCCGCTGCACAAAGCGGGGCTGTGGTGTTACTAAAAGGCGCAAGAACCGCGATCGCCGATACTGATTATGTGTGGATTAACTCTGAAAGTACGCCAGCTTTGGCGCGTGGTGGTAGTGGTGATGTCTTGACAGGTTTATTAGGTGGATTGATTGCGCAAGCGACTACTAAACATATACCTTTACTAGAAATTGTCGCCAGCGCTGCATGGTGGCATTCTCAAGCAGGTATTTTAGCCGCGCGCGATCGCACCGAAATGGGCGTAGATGCCTTTACTTTGACGCAGTATTTGATGTCTGTAGTGCGAAGCAGTTAG
- a CDS encoding bifunctional diguanylate cyclase/phosphodiesterase — protein sequence MAVKDLISISTALSATYDLRLVVLSLVVAIISSYTALDMAGQVPVTQGLARKLWLGGSAIALGISIWVMHFIAMLAYELPIPITYDIATTFLSLLVAIALCGVGLSIASRRPLGWLPLFAGGMFVGLGIVGMHFTAMWGMRLAAMPVYNQLFVIGAGVFTVFMSTSALWLAFHASAEKIVSSESLGKVGSAIFAGVAIDALHYLGMMAVDYYPSIKLLRQSAGIDRFILAISTGTAGLSILLLTSVGSYFGQRLSAKIANAEALRESEERYQKLFDFAPDAYFAIAADGTLKSVNNFAAEYLGYDKQELIGQPALVTVYEGDRDWMQEWMASIFREKITSSEVELRKVRKDGSVLWVRERNQLVIDNEGEPIELHAICRDITERKQAEEELLQNAFHDVLTGLPNRALFLDRLEQAIQHAKRYPKYLFAVLFLDLDRFKVINDSLGHLLGDKLLIAIATRLQGCVRPTDTVARLGGDEFTILLDGIQDASDTIRVAERIEQALTSPFEIEEQQIFTSASIGIALSSTNYDQPEALLRNADIAMYRAKNQGAGRYEIFNPVMYAKAVARLQLETDLRRAIERQEFILQYQPIISLHTGKITGFEALVRWQHPQHGLQYPDQFIATAEETGLITRLCQWVIHTACHQFYQWQLQIPEAKNVIISVNLSGKQFSQPNIVEQIQQILQQTNLAASKLRLEIVEGVIMEDNDSISTKLLQLRNLGVQLSIDDFGTGYSSLARLYHFPINGLKIDRSFVSRIGIEQASSEIVETIITLAHKLNIDVTAEGVETSAQLAYLKTLQCEYAQGFFISRSLSSDQVETLLKSNPQW from the coding sequence ATGGCTGTTAAAGATTTAATTTCCATCAGTACAGCCTTAAGCGCTACTTACGATCTACGTTTAGTTGTGCTTTCGCTGGTAGTTGCAATTATCAGTTCGTATACTGCACTTGACATGGCGGGGCAAGTACCAGTAACGCAAGGATTGGCGCGCAAGCTATGGCTCGGTGGTAGTGCGATCGCGCTGGGAATTAGTATCTGGGTGATGCATTTTATTGCGATGCTTGCCTACGAGTTACCCATCCCGATTACTTACGACATTGCAACTACATTCCTTTCCTTATTAGTCGCGATCGCCTTGTGTGGTGTTGGATTATCAATTGCTAGTAGAAGACCACTCGGTTGGTTGCCTTTATTCGCAGGAGGAATGTTTGTCGGATTAGGCATTGTTGGTATGCATTTTACCGCAATGTGGGGAATGCGACTTGCGGCAATGCCAGTGTACAACCAATTATTTGTCATCGGTGCGGGAGTTTTTACAGTTTTCATGTCTACCAGCGCGTTGTGGTTGGCATTTCATGCAAGTGCTGAAAAAATTGTGTCGTCGGAAAGTTTGGGTAAAGTTGGTAGCGCGATTTTTGCAGGAGTCGCAATCGATGCACTGCATTACCTAGGGATGATGGCGGTTGACTATTACCCATCAATCAAACTTCTGCGTCAGAGTGCTGGAATTGATAGGTTTATCCTTGCTATTTCTACTGGTACTGCGGGTTTAAGTATTTTGTTGTTAACGTCAGTGGGTTCGTATTTTGGTCAGCGCCTCAGTGCTAAGATTGCCAATGCGGAAGCCTTGCGGGAAAGCGAAGAACGGTATCAAAAGTTATTTGATTTTGCGCCTGATGCTTATTTTGCGATCGCCGCTGATGGTACGCTCAAATCGGTTAATAATTTTGCTGCTGAGTATTTAGGCTACGACAAACAAGAGTTAATCGGTCAGCCTGCATTAGTGACAGTGTATGAAGGCGATCGCGATTGGATGCAAGAGTGGATGGCGAGTATCTTCCGCGAAAAGATTACGAGTAGTGAAGTCGAACTTCGCAAAGTTCGTAAAGATGGTTCAGTGCTTTGGGTACGCGAACGCAATCAGCTAGTAATTGATAACGAAGGTGAACCAATCGAATTGCACGCAATCTGTCGCGACATTACCGAACGCAAACAAGCCGAAGAGGAATTGCTACAAAATGCTTTTCACGATGTCCTCACAGGATTACCCAACCGCGCGTTATTTCTAGATCGTCTAGAACAAGCAATTCAACACGCTAAAAGATATCCAAAGTATTTATTCGCGGTTCTTTTTCTGGATTTAGATCGCTTTAAAGTGATTAATGACAGCTTAGGTCATCTTCTCGGCGATAAGTTACTCATTGCGATCGCGACTCGACTGCAAGGATGCGTCCGCCCAACCGATACTGTAGCCCGCCTTGGCGGCGATGAGTTTACAATCTTACTCGACGGCATTCAAGATGCGAGTGATACAATTCGTGTCGCTGAAAGAATCGAACAAGCACTGACGTCACCTTTTGAAATTGAAGAACAACAAATCTTTACTTCTGCAAGTATTGGCATCGCCTTGAGTAGCACCAATTATGACCAACCTGAAGCACTACTACGCAATGCTGATATTGCGATGTATCGTGCTAAAAATCAAGGCGCGGGGCGCTACGAAATATTCAATCCTGTTATGTATGCCAAGGCTGTGGCACGCTTACAACTAGAAACGGATCTGCGTCGTGCGATTGAAAGACAAGAGTTTATTCTGCAATATCAACCTATCATATCTTTACACACAGGAAAAATTACTGGGTTTGAAGCCTTAGTACGCTGGCAACATCCTCAACACGGTTTACAATACCCAGATCAATTTATTGCCACCGCCGAAGAAACTGGGCTAATCACTCGCTTGTGTCAATGGGTTATTCATACTGCGTGTCATCAATTTTATCAATGGCAACTACAAATTCCAGAAGCAAAAAACGTAATTATCAGCGTTAATCTTTCTGGAAAGCAGTTTTCTCAGCCTAATATTGTCGAGCAAATTCAGCAAATCTTGCAGCAAACCAATTTAGCCGCATCAAAATTAAGACTTGAAATTGTTGAAGGCGTGATTATGGAAGATAACGATTCAATTTCAACAAAACTGCTGCAACTCAGAAATTTAGGCGTTCAGTTATCAATTGATGATTTTGGTACAGGTTATTCATCATTAGCACGTTTATACCATTTTCCCATCAATGGCTTAAAAATTGATCGCTCTTTTGTTTCGCGTATCGGAATTGAGCAAGCGAGTTCGGAAATTGTTGAAACAATTATTACTCTTGCCCATAAACTAAATATTGATGTCACCGCCGAAGGCGTAGAAACATCCGCACAACTTGCTTATTTAAAAACATTGCAATGCGAATATGCCCAAGGATTTTTTATCTCGCGATCGCTCAGTAGCGATCAAGTAGAAACTCTGCTAAAAAGCAATCCTCAGTGGTGA
- a CDS encoding NAD(P)/FAD-dependent oxidoreductase, translating into MVNAVDNQSPHRVVIVGGGFGGLYAAKSLGSVSVEVTLIDKRNFHLFQPLLYQVATGTLSPADISSPLRSVLNRNKNTKVLMGEVVDIDPEQHKVTLQNQELHYDSLIVATGVKHSYFGKDEWSEFAPGLKTVEDALEMRRRIFVAFEAAEKETDPEKRRAWLTFVIVGGGPTGVELAGAIAELAYSTLKKDFRNIDTAEAKILLLEGMDRLLPPYAPELSAKAAKSLQQLGVTVQTKTLVTNIADDIVTTKQGDEVAQIAAKTVLWAAGVKASPMGETLAKRTGAQLDRAGRVIVEPDLSIPGHPNIFVVGDLANFSHQNGKPLPGVAPVAMQEGQYVAALIKQRLQEKTLPPFSYLDRGSLAVIGRNAAVVDFGFVKFSGFLAWLTWVFVHIYFLIEFDNKLVVLLQWGWNYWTRKRGARLITGEESLLTVGVNDRGDFYAPTNSNSTVKV; encoded by the coding sequence ATGGTCAACGCTGTCGATAATCAATCTCCGCATCGTGTTGTCATTGTTGGTGGTGGGTTTGGCGGTTTGTATGCAGCGAAATCGCTCGGCAGTGTCTCTGTAGAGGTAACATTAATTGATAAGCGTAACTTTCATTTATTTCAACCCTTACTTTATCAAGTTGCGACAGGGACTTTATCGCCTGCCGATATTTCTTCTCCGCTACGGTCAGTCCTAAACCGCAACAAAAACACCAAAGTGCTGATGGGAGAAGTTGTCGATATTGACCCAGAACAGCACAAAGTAACGCTGCAAAATCAAGAACTACACTACGATAGTTTAATCGTCGCTACAGGTGTTAAGCATTCGTATTTTGGCAAAGATGAATGGTCAGAATTTGCCCCAGGATTAAAAACCGTTGAAGATGCGCTAGAAATGCGGCGGCGAATTTTTGTCGCGTTTGAAGCCGCCGAGAAAGAAACCGATCCAGAAAAACGTCGGGCTTGGTTAACGTTTGTGATTGTTGGTGGTGGACCGACAGGGGTAGAGTTAGCAGGTGCGATCGCTGAACTTGCGTACAGTACGCTGAAAAAAGATTTTCGCAATATTGATACCGCTGAAGCTAAAATCTTACTACTTGAAGGGATGGATCGCCTACTTCCGCCTTATGCACCCGAATTATCTGCCAAAGCTGCAAAATCTCTTCAGCAATTGGGTGTAACGGTACAAACGAAAACATTAGTTACCAACATTGCAGATGATATTGTGACCACCAAGCAAGGCGACGAAGTCGCACAAATTGCTGCCAAAACAGTTCTTTGGGCTGCGGGTGTCAAAGCATCACCAATGGGAGAAACCCTGGCTAAGCGCACTGGCGCACAACTCGACCGTGCAGGACGCGTTATTGTCGAACCAGATTTGAGCATTCCAGGACATCCCAATATATTTGTTGTAGGTGACTTAGCAAATTTCTCGCACCAAAACGGTAAACCTCTACCTGGTGTTGCACCGGTGGCGATGCAGGAAGGACAGTATGTCGCCGCACTCATTAAACAGCGACTACAAGAAAAAACATTACCACCCTTTAGTTACTTGGATCGCGGAAGTTTAGCCGTCATCGGACGTAATGCAGCGGTTGTAGACTTTGGTTTTGTCAAATTCTCCGGTTTCTTGGCGTGGCTAACGTGGGTATTTGTCCATATCTACTTCTTAATCGAATTCGATAACAAACTTGTTGTTCTTCTGCAATGGGGTTGGAATTATTGGACGCGCAAACGCGGTGCAAGATTAATTACAGGTGAAGAATCTTTACTAACAGTAGGAGTTAACGATCGCGGTGATTTCTACGCGCCAACTAATAGTAATTCAACCGTTAAAGTTTAA